In Rhizobiaceae bacterium, a genomic segment contains:
- the nuoG gene encoding NADH-quinone oxidoreductase subunit NuoG has translation MAKLKVDGKEIEVPDHFTLLQACEEAGAEVPRFCFHERLSVAGNCRMCLVEVKGGPPKPAASCAMGVRDLRPGPNGEPPEVFTTTPMVKKAREGVMEFLLINHPLDCPICDQGGECDLQDQAMAFGIDSSRYAENKRAVEDKYIGPLVKTIMNRCIHCTRCVRFTTEVAGITELGLIGRGEDAEITTYLEQAMTSELQGNVVDLCPVGALTSKPFAFTARPWELNKTESIDVMDAVGSAIRVDTRGREVMRILPRVNEEINEEWISDKTRFIWDGLKTQRLDRPYVRKDGRLQPASWAEAFGAIKAAVAGKPGDRIGAIAGDLASVEEMYALRELMASLGSKNIDCRQDGSVLDPSLGRASYLFNPTIEGIEQADALLIVGANPRLEAAVLNARIRKRWRMDNFPIGVIGVEGELRYDYDYLGAGTDTLSALIDGSLSFAEKLKKAERPMIIVGQGALSRADGLAVLSAVANLAESVGAVTADWNGLAVLHTAAARVGGLDLGFVPGEGGKTAAEMLTGTDVLFLLGADEMDFSNKTAFTVYIGSHGDNAAHVADVILPGATYTEKSGTWVNTEGRVQLGNRAGFAPGDAREDWAILRALSDVLGKKLPFDSLVQLRAKLHAAHPHFAAIDEIAAGDIADLSALAKKGGTMANSGFASPIKDFYLTNPIARASAVMAECSALARNNFKAAAE, from the coding sequence ATGGCAAAGCTGAAAGTCGACGGAAAAGAAATCGAAGTCCCGGATCACTTCACGCTGCTTCAGGCGTGCGAGGAGGCCGGCGCCGAGGTTCCGCGCTTCTGTTTCCACGAGCGGCTGTCGGTTGCCGGCAACTGCCGCATGTGCCTCGTCGAGGTGAAGGGCGGCCCGCCGAAGCCGGCGGCCTCCTGCGCCATGGGCGTCAGGGACCTGCGCCCCGGCCCGAACGGCGAACCGCCGGAAGTCTTCACGACCACGCCGATGGTCAAGAAGGCACGCGAAGGCGTGATGGAGTTCCTGCTCATCAACCACCCGCTCGATTGCCCGATCTGCGACCAGGGCGGCGAATGCGACCTGCAGGACCAGGCGATGGCCTTCGGCATCGACAGTTCGCGCTACGCGGAGAACAAGCGCGCGGTCGAGGACAAGTATATCGGCCCGCTCGTCAAGACGATCATGAACCGCTGCATCCACTGCACGCGCTGTGTCCGCTTCACGACGGAAGTGGCCGGCATCACCGAGCTCGGCCTGATTGGCCGCGGCGAGGATGCCGAGATCACCACCTATCTCGAACAGGCGATGACCTCCGAGCTGCAGGGCAACGTGGTCGACCTCTGCCCGGTCGGCGCGCTGACCTCCAAGCCCTTCGCCTTCACTGCCCGCCCGTGGGAGCTGAACAAGACCGAATCGATCGACGTCATGGACGCCGTCGGCTCGGCGATCCGCGTCGATACCCGCGGCCGCGAGGTGATGCGCATCCTGCCGCGCGTCAACGAGGAGATCAACGAGGAGTGGATCTCCGACAAGACCCGCTTCATCTGGGACGGCCTGAAGACCCAGCGTCTCGACCGCCCCTATGTCCGCAAGGACGGCCGTCTGCAGCCCGCCAGCTGGGCCGAGGCCTTCGGCGCCATCAAGGCCGCCGTCGCCGGCAAGCCGGGCGACCGCATCGGTGCGATCGCCGGCGACCTCGCCTCCGTCGAGGAAATGTATGCACTGCGCGAGCTGATGGCCTCGCTCGGCTCGAAGAATATCGACTGCCGCCAGGACGGTTCGGTGCTCGATCCGTCGCTCGGCCGTGCCAGCTACCTGTTCAACCCGACCATCGAGGGCATCGAGCAGGCCGACGCGCTGCTCATCGTCGGCGCCAATCCGCGCCTCGAAGCCGCCGTGCTCAACGCCCGCATCCGCAAGCGCTGGCGCATGGACAACTTCCCGATCGGCGTGATCGGCGTCGAGGGCGAGCTGCGCTACGACTACGACTATCTCGGCGCCGGCACGGACACGCTTTCGGCCCTCATCGACGGCTCGCTCTCCTTTGCCGAAAAGCTGAAGAAGGCCGAACGCCCGATGATCATCGTCGGCCAGGGCGCGCTGTCGCGCGCCGATGGTCTCGCCGTTCTCTCGGCCGTCGCGAACCTGGCGGAAAGCGTCGGCGCGGTGACGGCGGACTGGAACGGCCTTGCGGTCCTCCACACCGCGGCCGCGCGCGTCGGCGGCCTCGACCTTGGCTTCGTGCCGGGCGAGGGCGGCAAGACCGCGGCCGAGATGCTGACCGGCACGGACGTGCTCTTCCTGCTTGGCGCGGATGAAATGGACTTTTCCAACAAGACCGCCTTCACGGTCTATATCGGCTCGCACGGCGACAATGCGGCGCATGTCGCCGACGTCATCCTGCCGGGCGCGACCTATACCGAGAAGTCGGGCACCTGGGTCAACACCGAAGGCCGCGTCCAGCTGGGCAACCGCGCCGGCTTCGCGCCGGGCGACGCCCGTGAGGACTGGGCGATCCTGCGTGCGCTGTCCGACGTGCTCGGCAAGAAGCTGCCCTTCGATTCGCTGGTGCAGCTGAGAGCGAAACTCCACGCCGCACACCCGCATTTCGCCGCGATCGACGAGATTGCGGCCGGCGATATCGCCGATCTTTCCGCACTTGCGAAAAAAGGCGGGACGATGGCGAATTCCGGGTTTGCGTCTCCGATCAAAGACTTCTATTTGACGAACCCGATAGCGCGCGCCTCCGCGGTCATGGCCGAATGCTCGGCGCTGGCCCGCAACAATTTCAAAGCCGCGGCGGAATGA
- the nuoH gene encoding NADH-quinone oxidoreductase subunit NuoH has protein sequence MDAFVSTYVWPGLIMVAQSLLLLVALLVFIAYVLLADRKIWAAVQLRRGPNVVGPFGLFQSFADLLKFVFKEPVIPATANKVIFLLAPLVSVTLALATWAVVPLNEGWVIANINVGILYIFAISSLEVYGIIMGGWASNSKYPFLGALRSAAQMVSYEVSIGFVIVTVLLCVGSLNLTDIVNSQRDGVGTMIGLPGSFLDWHWLALFPMFVVFFISALAETNRPPFDLPEAESELVAGFMVEYGSTPYMMFMLGEYAAICLMCALTTILFLGGWLPPVDVWFLNWVPGIVWFVLKACFVFFMFAMVKAFVPRYRYDQLMRLGWKVFLPISLAMVVIVAFVLKLTGWSA, from the coding sequence ATGGACGCTTTCGTTTCGACCTATGTTTGGCCCGGCCTGATCATGGTGGCCCAGTCGCTGCTGCTCCTGGTCGCGCTCCTGGTCTTTATCGCCTACGTGCTTCTGGCCGACCGCAAGATCTGGGCGGCCGTGCAGCTGCGCCGCGGCCCGAACGTCGTCGGCCCCTTCGGCCTGTTCCAGTCCTTCGCCGACCTCTTGAAGTTCGTCTTCAAGGAGCCGGTGATCCCGGCGACGGCCAACAAGGTGATCTTCCTTCTCGCGCCGCTCGTCTCCGTGACGCTGGCGCTTGCCACCTGGGCGGTCGTTCCGCTGAACGAAGGCTGGGTGATCGCCAACATCAATGTCGGCATCCTCTACATCTTCGCGATCTCCTCGCTCGAAGTCTACGGCATCATCATGGGCGGCTGGGCTTCGAACTCGAAGTATCCGTTCCTCGGCGCGCTGCGCTCCGCCGCGCAGATGGTCTCCTACGAAGTGTCGATCGGTTTCGTCATCGTCACCGTTCTGCTCTGCGTCGGCTCGCTGAATCTGACCGATATCGTCAATTCGCAGCGTGACGGCGTCGGCACGATGATCGGCCTGCCCGGTTCTTTCCTGGATTGGCACTGGCTGGCGCTGTTCCCGATGTTCGTGGTGTTCTTCATCTCGGCGCTCGCCGAAACGAACCGCCCGCCCTTCGACCTGCCGGAAGCCGAATCCGAACTCGTCGCCGGCTTCATGGTGGAGTACGGCTCCACCCCGTACATGATGTTCATGCTCGGTGAATACGCCGCCATCTGCCTGATGTGCGCGCTGACCACGATCCTCTTCCTCGGCGGCTGGCTGCCTCCGGTCGACGTCTGGTTCCTCAACTGGGTCCCGGGCATCGTGTGGTTCGTCCTGAAGGCGTGCTTCGTCTTCTTCATGTTCGCGATGGTGAAGGCCTTCGTGCCGCGCTACCGCTACGACCAGCTCATGCGTCTCGGCTGGAAGGTCTTCCTTCCGATCTCGCTCGCCATGGTCGTCATCGTTGCATTCGTGCTGAAGCTTACGGGCTGGTCCGCATGA